The sequence GATCCCATACTCGATACTTCAACGACAGCTTGGTGGCGACGGTTCCGTTCACATTCCAAATATGCGGCTGCTCAAAATGATCTTTTCGAATACCATAGATCGTCTGCGAATTCTCACTATCCATGTTAAATTCCCTTAGTCGTTGATTCACGTCCGTTCGCTTAGCGAAGTCGGGATGAATTAGTTTGGGCAACGGATTGGGCCTCTTAGACAACAGCCGAGTAAGAGATGGAAAAACTTTCCCGCCGACAATCTGCAGTACCTTTTTTCTGTCCGCATTCATGGACTGATTATATTGCCTGTACTCCTGATAAAAGGAGGGCCAATGTAGCTCACGAATCAGCTTGGCTTGATAATCTAGCGCAGTGCCCCAGGAAATGCTCCAATTCCCTCTTTGTCCGCTAAGCAGAACACCGATCCCCTTCATTTGCGCCTGCTCGAAGATCCCTTTAAGCCAATAGGAGTTCTCAATGAATTTGTAAGGCATCTCCATGATATCCAACCATTCATCAATCTCGGAATAAGGGCTTAGCTTGGGAAAGTTCAGAAAGTTCGACTCAATATTCCCCACATGATCGATGGTCTCTTGGATAAAGGGCCGTTCATCGGCCACTCGATTGGATAGATTGAAATCGGTGAAAGTGTCTACTGGATAGTAACTGAATGTATGTAATGGTTTCCTGCGACGATGAAGCTCTTCGGCAGCGAAGCTGACGACCGAACCAGAGTCCAGTCCACCACTTAAATTGGCACCAACTGCAAGGTGAGTACGAAGCCTATCTCGCACGGCTTGCCCAAGAACTTCACGGAAAGCCTCCTCGTATTCACCGTTAGAACTTAGACGAAGTTTTTGCGTATGCAGTGTGTAATATTGCGAGAAAACAATCTTCTCATTGGTGATAGAAACCCAATGCCCCGCAGGAAGCTGTTCGATCGATTGATAAACGCTCGAGAAGCAATTCAGGGTATCAATTCGACCTTCGATCGCTAGAAACTCGGATGCCCACTCTTCGTTAAGCTGTTTGCTTACACCCTGCAGGGTCAGTAAAGGATGAATGACCGTACAGAACGAGAACAATCCGGCGGAACGGTGAAAATAGAGCGTCCGGCTGCCGGAGAAATCTCTGGCCCCGAAGAGAGCACCCTTTCTTTCATCCCAGATCATAAAGGCAAAGTCCCCAACCAAATGAACCGGTGTCTGATCTCCCCATTTCTCATAGGCCAACAGGATCAGTAAGCTGTCTGGTATCGTTCTCCTATCTTCATAGGGTACCTGAAGCTGCTCGAACAATTCGTCTCGGTTATCGATGATAGCGTCAGCTGTAATGGCCAGCCCCCGTTCGGCATCGTAAAAGGGTAGCGACTCGTCCAGAGACTGCGGTGTGATCCACTGGGCATGGCAGCCGAAGAAGATACCTTTCTTCTGCCAGACACTTGTCTCATCGGCCGGATAACGCTTCAACTCTTGCATGAGCTGCAGCCCTTGTTCGGGATCAAGGATATGCTGCTGTAGATGATAGATACCCGCGATTGCGCTCATTTCAGATCCCCACCTTATATGGAAAGCTGCCTTTCGACAGCTTCTTTGAAAAGACCCCGATGGGGACTTCCTTAGTTCTTAATTAAGAACACTACTTACTATATAAGATAACGTTCTTACTAATAAATGTGAATTCTACCTAAGAATACTTTTATGTATCCTTTAGCGTATTGCCATGAATGTGCAAATGTGTTATGCAACTTTTTGATGATCCGGTTTGTATCACAGTGTCTGAATAATAACTCGGTTGAATAGATATAATTCAGGCGAAATTCTACTGGCAGACTAGAAATCTATTCGTTAAAGGAGGAATTATTATACACGCAGCCCATACCTATGCCGCAACCGTCGATGCCCAAACCTTTACAACGTTCCTGGCGCTTGTCGAAGCGATCGTTCCAAACACAGCGATGCCTTGCGATTACGGGGAAGAGCGATCGGCAGGTGCAGTTGATTTGTGCATTCATGAATATATGATCTGGGAACTCGATCACAGTCTTTCGCTTACATTAGGATTGTATCTGACCGTCGTCCCCCTATCCACTTCTACCGCTATGATGCTCAATGCAGGTGCAGCTGAATTCGTTGCCTCGGGACAGGCGCAGGATACTCTTAACTACTCGATTTGGGGGTGCAGTCCGTTCTCCTCGCTTTCCCCGGCTGATCGGATTCGGGTTCTCGCCATGCTGGAACAATTGAAGGTCGATCTTGGAACCTTACCTCCTCCATACCGGGATGACGGAGGTCTTGTCAGGTATATGATTGATTTTCTCAACAGGCAGACGATGTTCGGGAATTACTCGGAGTGGTCGGCTTACGGGACGACCCGGCTTAGGACGCCGACCGAAAGAAGGCTGGAATATTTCCCGCTCAGTTGGAGACAGGTGGGCTACCCTGGAGTTGTTCCCGGCTATCGCGCCCTTCTCGGTTATTTGTTGACTATCGAGCGAAAAGGAGGGGAATCTACCATTGGATAATTCAGAGTGTATGTTCGATGCTGACGTAATCGTCATCGGGTCCGGCGGCGGTGGCGCTGTTGCGGCCAAGGAACTCGGAGAAGCAGGATTGAAGGTACTGGTACTGGAAGCCGGACCTTGGTACGGCAACAAACAATGGCAGAATCCGAATCGTGAGCGTGGCGGGGAATGGAGCTCCGATTATAACGATTTGGATGTGGGGATCTACAAGAAGATCTACAATGCGTATGAGAACAACATGAACGATGGGGTGTCCGGCGTTTTCCGCTTTGGGCCTGCCGATCGCCGCCGTACGCCTTGGCACCGGGTCATGCGCCAGAAGGGTGACATCTGGCAGGTATCCGGAGTAGGAGGAACGACCCAACATTATTGGACGCAGTCGCCACGCGCTTTTCCCGTTGCGATCGACAATATTTGGCCGATCAGCTACCGGGAGCTGATCCCCTATTATGAGAAAGCCGAAGCCACGCTGCCCGTTCAGTTCTCGCCTACAACGCCCAAAGAAGAACTTTTTTATTACGGTGCTCAGAAAGCAGGTTGGCAGCTGAATCCAACACTTAATGTCACAACTCCGGGTTATCGTCCCAATCCGAATGCCATCCTACCTACTAACGAACATCTGATGGATCCCCAATACTCGTTAGAGCAGCTATCCAATATGGAAGGATGTACCTTGAAGGGCAATTGCGTCAACGGATGCTCCGTCGGTCCTTCGGTGGACAAAATTGCCAAACGGAGTACCTTAGTCAGCTACGTTCCACTCGCTCTCAAAACTGGAAATGTCGCGATTCGCCCCAATTCCTTTGTGATCAAAATCTTAACGGCGCAAGATCCCAAAGAAGGACTTCGCGCGACAGGCGTACAGTTTCGGGATACGTGGACGGGAGAAATCGGTGAGTTAACAGCCAGAACAGTCGTCATGGCCGCCGGCTGCATCGAATCGCCACGCCTGTGGCTGAACTCGGGGTTACCCCATAATGAATGGGTGGGGAGAGGTCTGACCAATCATTGCTTCGACTGGGTTGCGGGCGTTTTCGCTGAAAAGGATCTTATGAGTATTATGGGCATGCCGTCTGTCTATCCATATGTAGGTCATACTTCAGGAGCCAGAGTCGATATTCCCGGAATCGGAATCTTCCAAGTCTCTTGCCTAAGCCCAGGTTTAATGTCCTATTTGACCTACGGTTTCAGCGAAGCGGGATATGACGCCCTTAACCCGCCCGAACCGGGGGCGCCGTGGAATATTCGCGGACGGGTCGTCGGTCCTCAGCTGAAAGAGCTGATGAGGAATTATACCCGAACGATGAGCATGCTGCTTCTTACGGATGACGAAACACTCTACCGCAACAGGGTAGAGGTCGATCCACTCCTGAAAGATGAGAACGGTCCGATTCCGGTCATTTATTATACCCCTAGCCCCAAGACGCTGCAAAGGCGCGATCAACTGGCCAGATATGCTTCTCAAACGCTGCAGCAAGCCGGTGCCAAACAGATTATTCGTTCGGATACACCCTTCAGCTTCATGCTCCATCTTGAAAGCACGATGCGCATGGGGTATGTCACTGATACAAACTGCGAGGCTCTTCAAGTTAAACGATTGTTCATTGCCGACAACAGCGTTCACTTTAACGGAATCGGCGGTCCGAATCCGACGCTGACGACGCAGGCGCTGGCCACTCGAACGGCAGAGAAAATCGCCACCAAGTATTTTGCTTAACTGCCCGTCGAGACAGCATAATATAGGATTGATCCTGATAAAGCGACTATAAATAAGAAGACGATGGCCTTTCCCACAACTCTCATGCTACACTCTCTTTTCGCAATCATGTGTTTTGTTATGCAAGAAGTATGCTCGGCGTCCATAAAAATATACCCTTTGACCCACCTCTCTCCGAATAATCCAATAGTGGATGGGAAAGGTTAAATTGGAAAGGGGTGGCGTATGAAATCGAAAAAAGGAGTATCGGGGCCATTTGAAAAAAAACTGAAGGAACTTAATTATACAATCGAATCGAAGATTGGCGACAATTTGGATGACAACGAATTAACTATCAAGCAATTGTTCGCCAATTGTTCCGATCTTGTCGTGCGTAGGCTGCATGTATTTGGCTCAATCCCTGGCATGGCGGTTTATCTCGAAGTCTTGGTCGATAATCAGCTTTGGGACGTCGGTTTCTTGGAGCCTTTGATGCTGCATGAACCTGTTTCCATTGATAGCCCTCTTAAGCTCTATGAACAGCTGAAGTATAAGTTAGCTTCTATCGTACAGCCCCGTATCGCCATGAATATGAATGAAATTGTGCAACGCATCGTCAGAGGAGAAGTCGTCTTATTCGTTGAATCCTTCACGGAAGCATTCTCCTTTGGACTCAAAGACAAGCTGCATCGCCAGCTGGAGGAACCGGCTTCTGAGGCGGTCATTCGGGGACCGCGATATGGATTTATCGAGAAGCTCGACATCAATCTTGCCCTCATTCGCCATCGAATCCGGACACCCCTACTGAAGACGGAAAAGCTCTACGTAGGAGGACTTTCCCAGACTGACGTGGCGATTGTCTACATTGAGCGTATCGCCCCACAGAGCATAGTCGAAGAGGTGAAGAAACGATTATCTAGCATCGATATGGATAGTGTACTGGAATCCGGCTATATCGAGGAATTGATCAGCGACCATCCCAATTCGCCCTTTCCCGTCATGCAGTCGACCCAACGGCCGGATTTGGTTTCGGGTTCCCTGGTGGAAGGTAAAGTAGTGCTTCTCGTAGACGGTTCGCCGATGGTTCTCATTCTGCCCATTACGTTCTGGTTCGGGTTTCAGACGGCCGAGGACTATTATATGAACTTCATATTCGCTACGATGCTGCGCTGGCTGAGATATCTATTCGCTTTTTTTGCGCTTGCGCTCCCTTCCTTATATATTGCGGTTACGACCTTCCATCAGGAAATGATTCCGACAAGTTTGGCCTTGAGCCTTGCAGCGGCGCGGGAAGTCGTGCCATTTCCGGCAATCGTGGAGGCTTTGATCATGGAAACTACCTTTGAAGCGCTCCGCGAGGCAGGAGTCCGTCTTCCCCGTCCCGTCGGCCAGACCATTAGTATCGTGGGTGCGCTTGTCATCGGACAGGCTGCCGTTCAGGCAGGCATTATTTCCGCTCCCCAAATCATCATCGTATCCATTACGGGAATCGCCTCTTTTCTCATTCCCAACCCTGGCATGAGCCAGGCAATTAGCCTTATAAGGTTTCCGCTTATGCTGTTCGCGGCAACTTTTGGCTTATACGGCGTTGTAGTCGCCTTAATTGCCGTCTTGATCCATCTGGTGAATCTGGAATCCTTTGGCGTCCCCTACATGACGCCGATCGCACCGTTTAGCTTCTCGGGATTGACGGATTCATTGTTCCGAGCCCCCTGGCGGATGCTGTTAAAGCGTCAGCATCATACAAAGCAACGACTGGAGTGAGCAAAGAAAATGACCAGAGCTTTAATGGCCTGTAAATGCTTGGCTATTCTCGTCTTTCTTGGGTTGATAACCGGCTGCTGGGACCGCAAAGAAATGGACGATCTTGCTTTGATCATGGCCAGCGGATTCGATATTACGGATGATGGACAGATCGAAGTTACCTTGCAGATCGCTCTTCCTACGGGAATTCCGAGCGCCGTGCAGACCGGGGGGAGCGGCAAAAAATCAGTCGTCGTTCTCTCAGCCAAAGGCAGTAGCGCGTCGGAAGCTGCGGGGCGATTGCAGCAACAATTGTCTCGGATCCTCTATTTCGGACATAGGGGAGTCATCGTGTTCGGAGAAGAATACGCTCGACATGGCCTAAATCAGGTACTGGATGCGTTTAGCCGGTTACCCGAGAGCCGCTACAATGGTTACGTGGTGACGTCTTATGGCAGCACAGCCAAAGAAATTTTGAACCAACCCTATCAGCTAGAGCTCATTCCGAGTATCGGCATCAACAAAATGCAATCAAGCAAAATGGGATTCTCCGTCAAAATCGACCAATTTCTAGATGCCTTGTCCTCGCAAGGAAGATCGCCGGTTACCTCCGCCATTAGGATCCTTCATAAAGACAGCGATAAGGAAACGTTCTCGATTGACCGAGCTGCCGTTTACCTGGGTAACAAATTATCCGGATTTCTGGAACCCGATGAATTGAAACTATTGCGTTGGTGGATAGGGGAAACCCAGCAGGTGAAGTTCACTATACAATTGGAACCGGAAGAAGCAGATTACAAGGGGACATTAGGTGTCGAATTACTACAAAGCGGCATAAAGATACGGACTGCTGTGAAGAATCCAATTCCCGAAGTATGGGTCTCATTCCATGCTTTGGTTCGAGCGATCGATAATGATACGAAACTAGACCTGAGCAGTAGCAATATTATGAAACGAGTAGAAACACAATTGTCGAAACAAATTCAAACCGAAATCGAGAGCATGTTAGTACATGTACAAAAAAATTTGAAATCGGATATCTTCGGCATTGGAGAGGAAATTCATATTGAGCATCCTTATGCTTGGAAAAAAATAAGAAGTAAATGGACCGACATTTATCCCCTCGTTCCCGTGACCGTCGATGTTAACATCGACATCGAACGAACGGGCAAAACGCAAACACCCGTGCATATAAAAAAAACGGATTGACCATCAACCGGAGGAGGGCTGTTCACGATGAAGATGAAATTGACGGGTATACAGGTTTTCTGGATGATCATGATCATGGACTTGGGTATGACATTGGTCATGACGCTCACTCCAAGCCTGCAGGCCGCGAAACAGGACGCGTGGCTTTCTATTATCGTTGCTGGATGCATCGCGTTGCTGGTCGCGTTGCTGGCAACACAGGCTGCACACCTCTACCCCGGACAGACTTTAATCGAATACAGTCAGAAGATTCTCGGCACGTGGCTCGGCAAAGCTGTGATTGTAATTTATTTGGTTCAATGGTATACGATCATCCCGATTGTTCTCCGCCAATTCTCCGATTTAGTCCAAATCAAGCTGCTTCAAGGGACGCCCAAAGAGGCGATCCTACTCCTGATGGTCTTGTTGATCGTCTACGCGACTCATGGAGGGATCGAAGGCATC comes from Paenibacillus sp. 19GGS1-52 and encodes:
- a CDS encoding asparagine synthase-related protein, with product MSAIAGIYHLQQHILDPEQGLQLMQELKRYPADETSVWQKKGIFFGCHAQWITPQSLDESLPFYDAERGLAITADAIIDNRDELFEQLQVPYEDRRTIPDSLLILLAYEKWGDQTPVHLVGDFAFMIWDERKGALFGARDFSGSRTLYFHRSAGLFSFCTVIHPLLTLQGVSKQLNEEWASEFLAIEGRIDTLNCFSSVYQSIEQLPAGHWVSITNEKIVFSQYYTLHTQKLRLSSNGEYEEAFREVLGQAVRDRLRTHLAVGANLSGGLDSGSVVSFAAEELHRRRKPLHTFSYYPVDTFTDFNLSNRVADERPFIQETIDHVGNIESNFLNFPKLSPYSEIDEWLDIMEMPYKFIENSYWLKGIFEQAQMKGIGVLLSGQRGNWSISWGTALDYQAKLIRELHWPSFYQEYRQYNQSMNADRKKVLQIVGGKVFPSLTRLLSKRPNPLPKLIHPDFAKRTDVNQRLREFNMDSENSQTIYGIRKDHFEQPHIWNVNGTVATKLSLKYRVWDRDPTNDLRVIRFCLSVPEEQYVQNGVDRSLVRRAMKGRLPDKVRMNRKRRGLQGADGIHRMMPEWPSFLRELKEMIRDPRASSYLNHVDLARCLERLGSKPDPTMIYSTDFRLLSRGLVFYRFLKRMS
- a CDS encoding GMC family oxidoreductase N-terminal domain-containing protein codes for the protein MFDADVIVIGSGGGGAVAAKELGEAGLKVLVLEAGPWYGNKQWQNPNRERGGEWSSDYNDLDVGIYKKIYNAYENNMNDGVSGVFRFGPADRRRTPWHRVMRQKGDIWQVSGVGGTTQHYWTQSPRAFPVAIDNIWPISYRELIPYYEKAEATLPVQFSPTTPKEELFYYGAQKAGWQLNPTLNVTTPGYRPNPNAILPTNEHLMDPQYSLEQLSNMEGCTLKGNCVNGCSVGPSVDKIAKRSTLVSYVPLALKTGNVAIRPNSFVIKILTAQDPKEGLRATGVQFRDTWTGEIGELTARTVVMAAGCIESPRLWLNSGLPHNEWVGRGLTNHCFDWVAGVFAEKDLMSIMGMPSVYPYVGHTSGARVDIPGIGIFQVSCLSPGLMSYLTYGFSEAGYDALNPPEPGAPWNIRGRVVGPQLKELMRNYTRTMSMLLLTDDETLYRNRVEVDPLLKDENGPIPVIYYTPSPKTLQRRDQLARYASQTLQQAGAKQIIRSDTPFSFMLHLESTMRMGYVTDTNCEALQVKRLFIADNSVHFNGIGGPNPTLTTQALATRTAEKIATKYFA
- a CDS encoding spore germination protein; translated protein: MKSKKGVSGPFEKKLKELNYTIESKIGDNLDDNELTIKQLFANCSDLVVRRLHVFGSIPGMAVYLEVLVDNQLWDVGFLEPLMLHEPVSIDSPLKLYEQLKYKLASIVQPRIAMNMNEIVQRIVRGEVVLFVESFTEAFSFGLKDKLHRQLEEPASEAVIRGPRYGFIEKLDINLALIRHRIRTPLLKTEKLYVGGLSQTDVAIVYIERIAPQSIVEEVKKRLSSIDMDSVLESGYIEELISDHPNSPFPVMQSTQRPDLVSGSLVEGKVVLLVDGSPMVLILPITFWFGFQTAEDYYMNFIFATMLRWLRYLFAFFALALPSLYIAVTTFHQEMIPTSLALSLAAAREVVPFPAIVEALIMETTFEALREAGVRLPRPVGQTISIVGALVIGQAAVQAGIISAPQIIIVSITGIASFLIPNPGMSQAISLIRFPLMLFAATFGLYGVVVALIAVLIHLVNLESFGVPYMTPIAPFSFSGLTDSLFRAPWRMLLKRQHHTKQRLE
- a CDS encoding Ger(x)C family spore germination protein; translated protein: MTRALMACKCLAILVFLGLITGCWDRKEMDDLALIMASGFDITDDGQIEVTLQIALPTGIPSAVQTGGSGKKSVVVLSAKGSSASEAAGRLQQQLSRILYFGHRGVIVFGEEYARHGLNQVLDAFSRLPESRYNGYVVTSYGSTAKEILNQPYQLELIPSIGINKMQSSKMGFSVKIDQFLDALSSQGRSPVTSAIRILHKDSDKETFSIDRAAVYLGNKLSGFLEPDELKLLRWWIGETQQVKFTIQLEPEEADYKGTLGVELLQSGIKIRTAVKNPIPEVWVSFHALVRAIDNDTKLDLSSSNIMKRVETQLSKQIQTEIESMLVHVQKNLKSDIFGIGEEIHIEHPYAWKKIRSKWTDIYPLVPVTVDVNIDIERTGKTQTPVHIKKTD